Proteins encoded together in one Lathyrus oleraceus cultivar Zhongwan6 chromosome 5, CAAS_Psat_ZW6_1.0, whole genome shotgun sequence window:
- the LOC127084877 gene encoding uncharacterized protein LOC127084877: protein MSNLPHYLSVNSAFGVGATAISHSSVASSQSSAGNRDRNMASSEQLVLELSNPELRENALLELSKKREQFQDLAPLLWNSFGTIAALLQEIVSIYPVLSPPNLTPAQSNRVCNALALLQCVASHPDTRMLFLNAHIPLYLYPFLNTTSKSRPFEYLRLTSLGVIGALVKVDDTEVISFLLSTEIIPLCLRTMEMGSELSKTVATFIVQKILLDDVGLDYICTTAERFFAVGRVLGNMVAALAEQPSSRLLKHIIRCYLRLSDNPRACDALRSCLPDMLRDATFSSCLREDPTTRKWLQQLLHNVGGNRVPALQGGGGFDHLMVN from the exons ATGTCGAATTTGCCCCATTATCTGTCTGTGAACTCTGCATTCGGCGTTGGTGCTACTGCTATTTCTCATTCTTCCGTTGCTAGCTCTCAATCTTCCGCCGGAAACAGGGATCGTAACATGGCTTCTTCTGAACAACTCGTTCTCGAGCTCAGCAACCCAGAGCTTCGTGAAAATGCTCTTCTCGAACTCTCTAAG AAGAGAGAGCAATTTCAAGATCTTGCTCCCTTGCTATGGAATTCATTTGGTACTATTGCAGCACTTTTACAG GAAATAGTATCGATATACCCAGTGCTATCACCACCCAATCTCACTCCTGCACAATCAAATCGAGTGTGCAATGCTCTTGCTCTTCTTCAG TGCGTAGCATCTCACCCGGACACAAGGATGCTATTCCTCAACG CTCATATTCCATTGTATCTGTATCCCTTCTTGAACACAACAAGTAAGTCAAGACCTTTTGAGTACTTGAGGCTTACTAGTCTTGGTGTCATTGGCGCATTGGTGAAG GTTGATGATACTGAGGTTATTAGTTTTCTGCTTTCTACTGAAATAATTCCCCTGTGCCTGCGCACGATGGAAATGGGGAGTGAGCTCTCCAAAACA GTTGCAACATTTATTGTTCAAAAGATTCTGTTAGATGATGTTGGCTTGGACTATATCTGTACTACTGCTGAGCGTTTTTTCGCAGTAGGTCGAGTTCTCGGAAATATGGTGGCAGCTCTCGCTGAGCAACCATCATCTCGTCTGTTGAAGCATATCATTCGATGCTATCTTCGCCTGTCTGATAACCCAAG GGCTTGTGATGCACTAAGAAGCTGTCTTCCTGACATGTTAAGAGACGCGACTTTCAGCAGCTGCCTTCGA GAGGACCCTACAACTAGGAAGTGGCTGCAACAATTGCTGCACAATGTTGGAGGGAATCGGGTTCCTGCACTGCAAGGTGGAGGAGGGTTTGATCATCTAATGGTGAATTGA